CCGACGCGGCGTCCACGCCGACGTCTCCGCCACGCACGAACACGCCTGTGTACTCTCCGGAGGCGTCCGCGTTCACCTGCAAGTCGGTGTAGTAGAAGCCGTTGGCGTCGTACGTCTGCAGAAACGACGACTGAGCGAACGCGGCGGGAACGAGCGAGGTCGTGAGGGCGAGGGCCAGCAGGGTGCGATGCAACTTGTTCATGAAGTTCTCCTTGCGTCACGCCTTTTCGCGTGGACGAGCACAAGGTAAGCGGCGGCCGTAAAAAACCCGCCCAAAACGCGTAAGGATTCGGCAAATCCAAGTAAAAGATCGGTAAAAACAGGTAAAGAGCCTCGACGAATGGCACACTGGGAACATGAAGTCCACTGTCGAGGCCGTCCATGTCGGCGCGGCGCACACCTTCTCGAAAGAGCCTCGGGCGCTCGTCCGTCTCGTCGCGGGACTCGGCGTGGAGGGAGACGTGCACGCGGGCGAGACGGTGAAGCATCGCTCTCGAGTGCGGCAAGATCCCAGCCAACCGAACTTGCGGCAAGTGCACCTTCTGCACGCCGAGTTGCACGACGAACTGCGCGCACGCGGCTTCGACGTCCGCTCGGGCGATCTCGGCGAGAACGTCACGACGCGCGGCCTCGACGTGTTGAGCGTGCCGCGCGGCACACGCCTGCACCTCGGGCCGAACGCCGTCGTGGAGATCACGGGCTTGCGCAATCCCTGCCAGCAGATCGAGGACTTCCGAGCGGGTCTGCTCGCCGCCGTGCTGGACCGCGACGAGCACGGCGCCCTCGTGCGCAAGGCGGGCGTGATGGGCATCGTCGTGACGAGCGGCGACGTACGTCCCGGCGACGAAATCGAGGTGCGATTCCCACCTCGACCGTGGTCGGCTTTGGAACGCGTTTGACGCTCCGCCGACGCGACGAGAGGAAGCCCGACCGCCTCCGAGTGGCCCCTGGACGCGTATACTGCGAGCTCGCACCTCGGGCGCGTCGACGCCCGAGGGCACGCTTTCAGGAGGACCCGTTGCCCCGACTTCCAGCACCCCCCACGAGCGGCGAGTCGATTTTCGCCGAGACGACGAGGCGCGCGACCCAGCTCGGCGCCGTGAACCTCGGGCAGGGCTTCCCGGATTGGGAACCGCCCGAGGTCTTGCGAAGTGCTTTGCGAGACGTCCTCACGAGCGACGTGCACCAGTACGGTCCGCCGCCCGGCTTTCCCCGGTTGCGCGCGGTCATCGCGGCGTCCGTGAAGGACGCGCTCGGATTTTGTCCCGACCCCGACACGGAAGTCACGGTGACGGTCGGCGCGTCGGAAGCGCTGTACGAAGCGGCCGCCGCGCTCGTCGAACGCGGCGATGAAGCGATCGTGCTGGAGCCCGCGTACGACCTGTACGCCGAGGTGCTGAAACGCGCGGGCGCCCACGTGATCGGCGTGCCGCTGGAGGCGTCGC
This genomic stretch from Deinococcus yavapaiensis KR-236 harbors:
- a CDS encoding MOSC domain-containing protein, which translates into the protein MKSTVEAVHVGAAHTFSKEPRALVRLVAGLGVEGDVHAGETVKHRSRVRQDPSQPNLRQVHLLHAELHDELRARGFDVRSGDLGENVTTRGLDVLSVPRGTRLHLGPNAVVEITGLRNPCQQIEDFRAGLLAAVLDRDEHGALVRKAGVMGIVVTSGDVRPGDEIEVRFPPRPWSALERV